The Sphaerospermopsis torques-reginae ITEP-024 genome has a window encoding:
- the gmd gene encoding GDP-mannose 4,6-dehydratase, which produces MTEKKRALITGITGQDGSYLSEFLLEQGYEVHGIIRRTSTFNTDRIDHIYEDPHKEGVRLFLHYGDLTDGTTLRRILEEVKPTEIYNLGAQSHVRVSFDSPEYTVDAVGMGTLRLLEAIRDYQHRTGIQVRFYQAGSSEMYGLVQAVPQSETTPFYPRSPYACAKVYAHWQTVNYRESYNLFACNGILFNHESPRRGETFVTRKITRAVARIVAGKQKVLYMGNLDAKRDWGYAKDYVRAMWLMLQQDHPDDYVIATGETHSVREFLELAFGYVNLNWQDYVEFDQRYLRPAEVDLLIGDPTKAQQKLGWKPSVTFKELVSLMVEADLQALGYTSPNGNGSQQPQDIATIRQELGSLHF; this is translated from the coding sequence ATGACAGAAAAAAAACGAGCGTTGATTACTGGTATCACAGGTCAAGATGGTTCTTACTTAAGCGAATTTTTACTAGAACAAGGTTATGAAGTTCACGGAATTATCCGCCGTACCTCTACCTTTAACACAGATCGCATTGATCATATTTACGAAGATCCACATAAAGAAGGTGTAAGATTATTTCTCCACTACGGCGATTTAACTGATGGTACTACCCTGCGCCGCATTTTAGAAGAAGTTAAACCCACAGAAATTTATAATTTAGGCGCTCAATCTCACGTTAGAGTTAGTTTTGATTCTCCTGAATATACAGTAGATGCTGTAGGGATGGGAACTCTTCGTTTATTAGAAGCCATCCGCGACTATCAACACCGCACAGGGATTCAAGTACGCTTCTATCAAGCCGGTTCTTCAGAAATGTATGGTTTGGTGCAAGCAGTCCCCCAAAGTGAAACAACACCTTTTTATCCCCGCAGTCCCTACGCTTGTGCTAAAGTTTATGCCCACTGGCAAACAGTAAATTATCGAGAATCCTATAACTTGTTTGCTTGCAACGGTATTCTTTTTAACCATGAATCACCCCGTCGGGGTGAAACATTTGTTACTAGAAAAATCACCAGAGCTGTTGCTCGCATTGTCGCTGGTAAGCAAAAAGTCTTATATATGGGTAATTTAGATGCTAAACGTGATTGGGGTTATGCCAAAGATTACGTTAGAGCAATGTGGCTGATGTTGCAACAAGATCATCCAGATGATTACGTTATTGCTACAGGGGAAACTCACTCAGTACGGGAATTTTTGGAATTAGCATTTGGTTATGTTAATCTCAACTGGCAAGATTATGTTGAATTTGATCAACGCTATCTCAGACCAGCAGAAGTAGATTTATTAATTGGTGATCCTACCAAAGCACAACAAAAGTTAGGTTGGAAACCTTCTGTTACCTTCAAAGAACTTGTTTCTTTAATGGTAGAAGCTGACTTACAAGCACTAGGTTATACTTCCCCTAATGGCAATGGTTCACAACAACCCCAAGATATTGCTACTATTCGTCAAGAATTAGGTTCTTTGCATTTTTAA